Sequence from the Symbiopectobacterium purcellii genome:
AAAAGTGAAAAGGGGCGATGCCACGGTCTGAGTCAAACCTTATTTCTTGTAGTTCAGGCTCCAGATATCTTGCCAATCCTGACGGTTTTTCCAGTCCTCTTTAGCCGTGTCTGTCAGGTATTCCATCAATTCTGAACGGTGCTTTTCGATTCCAGAGGCTTCGTTGGCAGGCAGTGAGACTGTCTGGTTGGTGGACATTTTGCCATCGACGCTCTACGGCTCAATCCCTTCGGCGGTCAGCAAATAGTGGACAAACAGTTTGGCAGCGTTAGTGCTGTGGCTGCCGGTGGCGATCACTCCCAGACTGGGGTAATTCCAGCCGATAAATGGTTTGAGTCCGTTACACAACCCCAGCTTCATCCCTTGTTGGTTATCACGGAATTTCGCGGTTGAAACCAGACCGACAAAATCGGCGCTTCCATCCGGTGCGCCAATGGCTGAGGCTGCATCATTATCGGAGTGGGTGAGCAACACGCTGTTTCCTGCCAGCGCTTTAACAAACGCCGCGGTGGCAGATTTCTCATTGGTTTGCAGCGGCTTACCGAATTGCTGTTGATACGCCTCGCGAATTTGCTGGTCGTAGTGGGTTTCCATCTGGCTGAACCAGTCGGTGTAGGCGGGTTTGCCGGTCGGGTCCTGCATCGCTACCTTGCCTCGCCACTCAGGTTGGGTGAGCTGCCAGATATTGGTGACGGGGCAGGTGGTGTGACGCGCGGTATTGTAGGCAAATACGTTGGGTGCCAGCACCACGGTTAACGGGTTTTGATACCGGGCGGCGATGTTGCCTTGCAGGCCATCCGGCACCCAGCTTTGCACATAGCCTTTACTGAGCAACTGCGTGATGGCCGCCGGCGTATCTTCCACGATGGCGACATCGGCCCTGACGTTTTTGGCTTGTGCTTCGCGACTGATAATTTCAATGATCTGCGGCGCGTCGGCTTTCACGCCGGTGGCTTTAAGTCCGTACTTTTCGCTAAAGGCTTTAGCCTGCTGCACGATTTTACCGGTTGACGCATAAACTGTTAATGGGTTCTCTTGCCGTGCGGCGGCGATCAGGGCTTGCACGTCGGCGGTTTCAGCATGGGTTAACGGGCTGCTTAACAAGGTGCTGGTGACCAACAGTGCAGTGAATGTGCGCTTCATCGTGACTCCTGATAATAAGTAAGGGGGTTACTGGGCGGCTATCTCGTGGCGCAGCCCATGGCGATTGAAAAAGTGCAGCGAGTGGGATGGCAATTGGCAGAACACTTGCTGATGGGGCTGCCAGCGTGGCCGCAGTTGCGTCGAATGGAACAACCGATCGTTGCCGGTGACCAGTTCAATGATCCAACTGCCGCCGGTAGGCATTATGTTATCGATGGTCATGGCAACGCCGTTATTGCCTGCCTCCGCGCTGAGGACAATCTCTTCGGGTCGGATACCGCACAGCTCGGCGTGCTCGCTGTCGTGCAGGGAAAAACGGTGGTGCAGATGCTGCGCTAAATGGCTCAACGGCGGGTGTAGCGGGATCATATTGAGCTTGGGCGTGCCAATAAATTCGGCAACAAAGCGGTTGGTGGGGGCAGCATAGATTTGATCCGGGGTGCCTACCTGCTGCATCTGCCCGGCGCTCATCACCGCGATGGTTGTCGCCAGGGTCATCGCCTCCCACTGATCGTGACTGACAAACACGATGGTGGTGCCGAAGGTTTCGTGTAAGCGGCGCAATTCGGCCCGCATTTCCAAACGCAACGTGGCGTCCAGATTTGAGAGCGGCTCATCAAGCAGCAGCACGCCAGGATTAACCGCCAGCATGCGCGCCAGGGCGACGCGCTGCTGCTGTCCACCGGAGAGCTGCGCCGGATAGCGTTTGGCATAATCCGCGATGCGTAATTTTTCCATCACGTCCTGAGTGCGTGCGATACGCGCTTGCGCCGGGACTTTCTGTAAACGCAGACCAAAATCGACATTCTGCTCGACTGTCATATGGGGCCAGAGCGCGTAGCTCTGAAACACCAGACCGATACCGCGTTTTTCAGGTGGGACATAAATACCCTGCGTGACGGAATCGACAACCTTGTCGCCGATGACAATCTCCCCGCCGCTGGCATGCTCAATCCCGGCTATCATGCGCAAAATGGTGGTTTTGCCGCAGCCAGACGGCCCGAGCAAGCACATAAATTCACCGTCGTTAACGGTCAGACTGATGTTGTTTACTGCCGGACTATCGCTGCCGGCGTAGGTTTTGGTGAGATGAGACAACTGGATGGAAGGCATGTTAGTTCTCCAGCGCGTCAGCCAGACCAGTGCCGGTGATCTTCTGGATCATCACCGTACCTGCCCATGAAATCAGCGCAATCATCAGTACCACGGCGTTGGCGGCCTGCTGGTAGTTGTAGTCAATCAAACGCAGGGAATAGGTTGTCAGTACGTCGGTTGCGGGTGTGGCGAGAATGACAAACAGGCTGATGCCCTTGATGCCGGAAATAAACGGCAGCAGGATGCCGGTCGCCAGCGGGCCTGATTGAATCGGAATCACGATACGGCGCAGGCGCGCCAACCAACCGGCACCGGCAATCTGCGCGGCTTTCATCGCCGCTTTGCACCCGTGCCGCATTCAGCAAAACGGAAAGCACCGGTGCCAGAATGATCCCGCTAAACAGCATCAGCAGCAGTGCACCAAGCCAATTGGCAGGTTCGTGGCTGGCGATAGACAGTGTGTGGCGTATCTTTGGCCACGCGTTTTTTCGGTGGCGGATTTCGGCTTGGTAAGACACGGATTTACCCCTGACTGTTGACGACAGGCAGGAATATAGCGAGGCAATGTTACAGTTTTTCGAGTTGGTTGCACCTATGTGCAAAACAGATGTTGCTGCTTATTGTTGTTAAGATCTGGAGGAAAGTGGGCCCTACATCGGGCACATTTTCTTCCTACAGTGTGGGTGACAACACGGATGAAGATGATTGGGATAGTACGATTAACGTGAGGTAAAAAGTCAGATTAATGGATTAAATGGAGCGACTTTTTTCAGTTTGCTTGACGGTTAGCTATCAGAATCTTCTCATTCCCTTTCCTTGGTAAATATTTTCCTGTAGGCGGACCCACAAGTAGCCTATTACGGACCTGCTTTGTTTTTATCGGGCAATCCCACTCAAAGAATATGGTTTTAAGCCTTTGTTACATTGCCCTTTTATCGTTTCCTGGTTCATTGGGTTTTGCTGGTTTGTCGTTGTTATAGATACGCAGGTTTTATGGCTTATGATGTTGTTATCTTCTGTCTTAACGTAAAAAAACAGAGATAAGAATAATTTTAAATCAAACTCGTGATGTT
This genomic interval carries:
- a CDS encoding ABC transporter substrate-binding protein encodes the protein MKRTFTALLVTSTLLSSPLTHAETADVQALIAAARQENPLTVYASTGKIVQQAKAFSEKYGLKATGVKADAPQIIEIISREAQAKNVRADVAIVEDTPAAITQLLSKGYVQSWVPDGLQGNIAARYQNPLTVVLAPNVFAYNTARHTTCPVTNIWQLTQPEWRGKVAMQDPTGKPAYTDWFSQMETHYDQQIREAYQQQFGKPLQTNEKSATAAFVKALAGNSVLLTHSDNDAASAIGAPDGSADFVGLVSTAKFRDNQQGMKLGLCNGLKPFIGWNYPSLGVIATGSHSTNAAKLFVHYLLTAEGIEP
- a CDS encoding ABC transporter ATP-binding protein → MPSIQLSHLTKTYAGSDSPAVNNISLTVNDGEFMCLLGPSGCGKTTILRMIAGIEHASGGEIVIGDKVVDSVTQGIYVPPEKRGIGLVFQSYALWPHMTVEQNVDFGLRLQKVPAQARIARTQDVMEKLRIADYAKRYPAQLSGGQQQRVALARMLAVNPGVLLLDEPLSNLDATLRLEMRAELRRLHETFGTTIVFVSHDQWEAMTLATTIAVMSAGQMQQVGTPDQIYAAPTNRFVAEFIGTPKLNMIPLHPPLSHLAQHLHHRFSLHDSEHAELCGIRPEEIVLSAEAGNNGVAMTIDNIMPTGGSWIIELVTGNDRLFHSTQLRPRWQPHQQVFCQLPSHSLHFFNRHGLRHEIAAQ